A single genomic interval of Bacillus sp. es.036 harbors:
- a CDS encoding ABC transporter ATP-binding protein → MAKVVDQDKKMNWRGLSKLIRDTNPSKPLVAAAIAMSTIGTIAGLIVPFFTKNLVDQLSGSTLSSGVITLLIAAFIVQAIFSGLSMYLLLYIGETVVARLRERLMKKVLSLQVEYFDQNRVGDTTSRIVNDTGVIKDLVSNHLISLLTSTLSIVGSIGILLYLDWKLTAILLAVVPIMMIGIRFIGKRMYKVSKGLQEETAKFTATITQVLSEVRLVKFSMAENVEEENGKNGIKNVFGYSMKEAKIYALLMPLMTLLLMGVLVIIVGYGGVRVSTGELTAGELVAFLLYLFQIIIPFSSMARFLTAIQKAMGATERLQFLLDHESEERLNGEEVKNPAQVLSFNNVEFSYGKEMVLKKASFEVPPGKVTAIVGPSGSGKTTTFSLIERFYRPQEGEIKLGDNEISRFSLVSWRKQIGYVSQESPLIAGTIKKNIVYGLEKEVSDQDIEVAASQAYALPFIQDLPNGLDTEIGERGIKLSGGQRQRIAIARAIVRNPSILLLDEATSSLDSTSEVQVQRALNNLMKDRTTIVIAHRLSTVVHADQILVMENGKVSAQGTHEELFMNSNLYKELAQQQFQMEESS, encoded by the coding sequence ATGGCAAAGGTAGTCGATCAAGATAAAAAGATGAACTGGCGTGGGCTTTCAAAACTAATCCGAGATACAAACCCGTCGAAACCTCTCGTAGCAGCAGCCATTGCGATGAGTACGATTGGAACGATCGCTGGATTAATTGTTCCATTTTTTACGAAAAATCTAGTGGATCAGCTTTCAGGAAGCACGCTTTCATCAGGGGTTATTACGTTATTAATTGCTGCTTTTATCGTTCAAGCGATTTTTTCGGGTTTATCCATGTATTTGCTCTTATATATCGGTGAAACAGTCGTGGCTCGTTTAAGGGAGCGTTTAATGAAGAAAGTGCTTTCTCTTCAAGTTGAGTACTTTGATCAAAATCGTGTGGGCGATACGACGAGTCGGATTGTAAACGATACAGGGGTTATCAAAGATCTCGTATCAAATCATTTGATTAGTTTGTTAACGAGCACGCTCTCCATTGTCGGTTCGATAGGGATTTTACTTTACTTAGATTGGAAATTAACGGCGATCTTACTTGCTGTCGTTCCAATTATGATGATTGGCATTCGTTTTATCGGAAAGAGAATGTATAAAGTATCAAAAGGTTTGCAGGAAGAAACGGCCAAATTCACGGCAACGATTACTCAAGTGTTATCAGAAGTTCGGCTCGTGAAATTCTCCATGGCAGAAAATGTGGAAGAGGAGAACGGAAAGAATGGCATAAAAAATGTTTTTGGCTATAGTATGAAAGAAGCAAAAATTTATGCGCTCCTCATGCCTCTTATGACACTACTGTTGATGGGGGTGCTCGTCATTATTGTTGGATATGGCGGCGTACGTGTGTCGACAGGAGAATTAACGGCAGGAGAACTCGTTGCCTTTCTTTTATACTTGTTTCAAATCATTATTCCGTTTAGTTCGATGGCGCGTTTTCTAACAGCCATTCAAAAAGCGATGGGCGCAACAGAACGTCTCCAATTCTTACTTGATCATGAGAGTGAAGAGCGACTAAATGGAGAAGAAGTCAAAAACCCGGCACAAGTCCTTTCATTTAATAATGTTGAATTTTCATATGGGAAAGAAATGGTCTTGAAAAAAGCATCTTTTGAAGTGCCACCAGGTAAGGTTACAGCTATTGTTGGGCCTAGCGGTAGCGGAAAAACAACGACTTTTTCTTTGATTGAACGCTTTTATCGACCACAAGAAGGAGAAATTAAACTAGGAGATAATGAGATCAGTCGCTTTTCACTTGTGTCCTGGCGGAAGCAAATCGGCTATGTCTCACAGGAGAGTCCACTCATAGCCGGAACGATTAAAAAAAATATTGTATATGGGTTGGAGAAAGAGGTTTCGGATCAGGATATTGAAGTCGCAGCCAGCCAGGCATATGCCCTTCCTTTCATACAGGATCTTCCGAATGGACTTGATACTGAAATTGGCGAAAGAGGAATCAAGCTTTCAGGTGGTCAACGCCAGCGGATCGCCATTGCTCGAGCAATTGTACGAAATCCATCTATCCTTTTGTTAGACGAAGCGACGTCTAGTCTTGATAGTACGTCAGAAGTTCAAGTGCAACGTGCCTTAAACAATTTAATGAAAGATCGAACGACAATTGTGATTGCTCATCGTCTTTCAACGGTTGTCCATGCAGATCAAATATTGGTAATGGAAAATGGAAAAGTATCCGCTCAAGGTACTCATGAAGAATTGTTTATGAACAGCAATCTGTATAAGGAACTCGCGCAACAACAGTTTCAAATGGAAGAAAGCTCATAA
- a CDS encoding nitroreductase family protein, whose translation MSVSVQENQSVLDVMKDRHSVRKFEKGVKIPEDVMNEMLNATIEAPSSWNLQHWKFLVIESDEQKEKLLPIAFNQQQIVDSSATIVILGDLEANLHAEEIYGQAVELGYMDNAVKETLVGQINRAYEREGFALSEAIKNSSLAAMQLMLAAKAKDYDTVAMGGFNPVALVEEFNIPARYVPTMLISVGKAAAEAHGTGRFPIERMVVKESF comes from the coding sequence ATGTCGGTAAGTGTACAGGAAAATCAAAGTGTTTTAGATGTAATGAAAGATCGTCATTCTGTACGAAAGTTTGAAAAAGGTGTCAAGATTCCTGAAGATGTGATGAATGAAATGCTAAATGCTACGATTGAAGCACCGTCTTCATGGAATCTACAACATTGGAAATTCCTTGTTATTGAAAGTGACGAACAGAAAGAAAAGCTTCTACCGATTGCTTTTAATCAACAACAAATTGTTGATAGCTCAGCTACCATTGTGATCCTTGGTGACCTTGAAGCTAACTTGCATGCAGAAGAAATATATGGCCAGGCTGTTGAATTAGGTTATATGGACAACGCTGTGAAGGAAACGCTAGTTGGTCAAATAAACCGTGCATATGAGCGAGAAGGATTTGCATTAAGTGAAGCGATCAAAAATAGTTCACTAGCTGCTATGCAGTTGATGCTAGCTGCAAAAGCAAAAGATTATGACACAGTTGCAATGGGCGGATTTAATCCAGTTGCACTTGTTGAAGAATTTAACATCCCTGCACGGTATGTTCCGACGATGCTTATTTCTGTTGGGAAAGCCGCTGCTGAAGCGCATGGAACAGGACGTTTCCCAATTGAGCGCATGGTAGTGAAAGAAAGTTTCTAA
- a CDS encoding Crp/Fnr family transcriptional regulator, with protein MSTSLVAKNESKLNMKDWNRLERSGQLMKRNKSRFLIKPEHTNRDVYIIRSGSIAIYHADNMEEPLAVLGANDVLGNRSIFVHQNLYAKTVTDVELIQLDQTSYRALYLAYPELAIKLTAELSKLKLTLDFPERKAPSFIQHVKSGVQNWVNKNNGKKGRYCHNC; from the coding sequence ATGAGTACAAGTCTGGTGGCAAAAAACGAAAGTAAGCTTAATATGAAAGATTGGAATCGATTAGAGAGATCGGGTCAGTTAATGAAGCGAAACAAAAGTAGGTTTTTGATTAAGCCAGAGCATACAAATCGTGATGTCTACATTATTAGAAGTGGAAGCATTGCAATTTATCATGCTGATAATATGGAAGAGCCGCTTGCCGTTCTTGGGGCAAATGATGTTCTCGGAAACCGCTCGATTTTTGTACATCAAAATTTGTATGCCAAAACGGTTACTGATGTTGAGCTCATTCAATTAGATCAAACGTCTTACCGTGCACTATATTTAGCTTATCCTGAATTAGCAATCAAGTTAACAGCTGAATTATCTAAGCTAAAACTAACGCTGGATTTTCCAGAAAGAAAAGCACCTTCGTTTATCCAACATGTGAAGAGTGGGGTTCAAAACTGGGTAAATAAAAACAATGGCAAGAAGGGTAGATACTGCCACAACTGCTAG
- a CDS encoding RrF2 family transcriptional regulator encodes MNSDFTLAVHSLALLAIKPGQMATSDYLAGSASVHPVRMRKILSLLKKNGYIVSKEGAGGGFTLSCRVEEVTLDKIYNLTSIGSLQPRCPDSNEYCLVGANLSNVLGDIFTDAENHLTAFLKQYTIRDIIQSLKQKQL; translated from the coding sequence ATGAATAGTGATTTTACTCTCGCCGTACACAGTCTGGCTTTACTCGCAATTAAGCCAGGGCAGATGGCAACAAGTGATTATCTTGCCGGAAGTGCTTCGGTCCATCCCGTTCGTATGAGGAAAATTCTTAGTTTACTCAAGAAAAACGGATATATCGTTTCAAAAGAAGGTGCTGGTGGAGGTTTTACGTTATCTTGCCGAGTGGAAGAAGTAACGCTTGATAAGATCTATAACCTCACTTCTATCGGTTCACTTCAACCAAGGTGCCCTGATTCGAATGAGTACTGTCTTGTTGGAGCGAACTTGTCAAATGTACTTGGCGATATTTTTACAGATGCTGAGAACCACTTAACAGCATTCTTGAAACAATATACGATTCGTGATATTATCCAAAGCCTGAAGCAAAAACAATTATAA
- a CDS encoding IDEAL domain-containing protein, which produces MMNQLHQQTQYQKGDWVKGKSVHDELIHGYVESVNNYLGTIKVFVLECDNPETVGKVIETFQNRISQLEEPDLEQDESFLLNLIEVALITKDKEWFMELSTQLKELRNESEEVVPC; this is translated from the coding sequence ATGATGAATCAACTACATCAACAAACACAATACCAAAAAGGTGATTGGGTAAAAGGAAAGTCAGTCCATGATGAACTCATTCATGGCTACGTTGAATCTGTTAATAATTATCTTGGAACGATTAAAGTATTTGTTCTAGAATGTGATAATCCAGAAACTGTTGGAAAAGTAATTGAAACTTTCCAGAATCGTATTTCGCAGCTGGAAGAACCTGATTTAGAGCAGGATGAATCCTTCTTGTTAAATCTTATTGAAGTTGCCTTGATCACGAAAGACAAGGAATGGTTTATGGAACTTTCGACACAACTAAAAGAACTTCGAAATGAGTCGGAGGAAGTAGTTCCCTGTTAA
- a CDS encoding LLM class flavin-dependent oxidoreductase, whose product MKLSVLDQSPVSRGNTPTEALRETTTLAKETEKLGYHRFWVSEHHSTKSLAGSSPEVLISHLAANTEQMRIGSGGVLLPHYSPYKVAENFRMLETLNPNRIDIGLGRAPGGMPNVTKALAGGNSMGMDNYLEQVNELAAYLNGEDPQRMNVRATPLGSTTPEMWLLGSSGASGMMAAQRGLAFTFAHFINGYGGANVVDKYRSRFVPSEFNEEPKTNVAIFVICGETEEEAEYLASSLDLSILLIEQGKSGDGFPSPDEARSFPYTVFDKERIRENRKRMIVGNPTQVKQQIEELANQYQTDEVIINTITHDFQARLKSYKLLAEAFQLTESVSS is encoded by the coding sequence ATGAAATTGAGTGTACTTGATCAATCACCTGTTTCAAGAGGCAATACGCCTACTGAAGCACTTAGAGAAACAACGACACTTGCCAAAGAAACAGAAAAGCTAGGCTATCACCGTTTTTGGGTATCTGAACATCACAGCACGAAAAGCCTTGCTGGATCTAGTCCTGAAGTCCTTATTTCTCACCTGGCAGCGAATACAGAGCAGATGAGGATCGGTTCTGGAGGTGTATTGTTACCACATTATAGTCCGTATAAGGTAGCGGAAAACTTTCGAATGCTTGAAACCTTAAATCCAAACCGCATTGACATTGGGCTTGGACGTGCCCCAGGAGGTATGCCGAATGTTACAAAAGCCCTGGCTGGGGGAAACAGTATGGGGATGGACAACTATTTAGAGCAGGTTAATGAGTTAGCCGCCTATCTAAATGGGGAAGACCCACAGAGAATGAACGTACGGGCAACACCCCTTGGCAGTACGACACCTGAAATGTGGTTATTAGGGTCAAGTGGGGCTAGTGGAATGATGGCTGCCCAGCGAGGACTAGCGTTTACCTTTGCGCATTTCATTAATGGATATGGTGGGGCGAACGTGGTTGACAAATACCGTTCTCGTTTTGTACCATCTGAATTTAACGAGGAGCCTAAAACAAACGTTGCGATCTTCGTCATTTGTGGTGAAACAGAAGAAGAAGCAGAATATCTTGCTTCTAGTTTGGATTTATCGATTTTATTAATTGAACAAGGGAAATCAGGAGACGGATTTCCATCCCCTGATGAAGCACGAAGCTTTCCATATACCGTGTTTGATAAAGAGCGGATTCGGGAAAACAGAAAAAGAATGATTGTAGGTAATCCGACCCAGGTGAAACAGCAAATAGAGGAATTGGCTAATCAATACCAGACGGATGAAGTGATCATTAATACCATTACACATGATTTTCAAGCCCGACTGAAGTCGTATAAACTACTTGCAGAAGCATTTCAATTAACTGAAAGCGTCTCTTCTTGA
- a CDS encoding DeoR/GlpR family DNA-binding transcription regulator: MYQEERMLAILDYLKQYERISVERICELFLVSRDTARRDLVKLEEEGAVTRTRGGAVLPELRHEIQSYHDRLKVVSEEKQRIGKMASNYVNPGDVVILDASTTVQACAEFLVEKQATVITNSIHQADILSNGAYLDIHLLGGKLEKDHRFLYGSAVVEKVGSYNADIAFIGVIGISDNGLTIAHEEDGMVKRKMIQQSHYVIALADNSKFYRSEFFTFAQLEDIDLIITDELPEENIQTMLRNHQVKLVVAEE, encoded by the coding sequence ATGTATCAAGAAGAAAGAATGCTAGCGATTCTGGATTATTTAAAACAATATGAACGGATTTCAGTAGAACGTATTTGCGAGCTATTTCTCGTATCAAGAGATACGGCTAGACGTGATTTAGTAAAGCTAGAAGAAGAAGGAGCGGTCACGAGGACAAGGGGTGGCGCTGTGCTTCCTGAGTTACGTCATGAGATCCAGTCTTATCACGATCGGCTGAAAGTGGTTTCTGAAGAAAAACAGCGAATCGGAAAGATGGCTTCAAACTATGTGAATCCGGGAGACGTTGTTATTCTTGATGCATCTACGACGGTTCAAGCATGTGCCGAATTTCTTGTGGAAAAGCAAGCTACTGTTATCACAAACTCTATTCACCAGGCGGATATATTATCAAATGGAGCGTACCTCGATATTCATCTTCTCGGGGGAAAACTAGAGAAGGATCATCGTTTTCTTTATGGATCTGCAGTCGTCGAAAAAGTCGGCTCGTATAATGCCGACATTGCTTTTATTGGTGTCATCGGCATATCAGATAATGGATTAACAATTGCTCATGAAGAAGACGGCATGGTGAAAAGAAAGATGATTCAACAATCTCACTATGTGATCGCTCTTGCTGATAATTCAAAGTTTTACCGTTCGGAATTTTTTACATTTGCACAGCTGGAAGACATTGATTTGATTATTACGGACGAACTTCCAGAAGAGAACATTCAAACAATGCTTCGCAATCACCAAGTTAAGCTTGTTGTTGCAGAAGAGTAA
- the purU gene encoding formyltetrahydrofolate deformylase yields the protein MKENLEKGILLISCPDKEGIVAAVSTFLFSNGANIIHSDQHSTDPVLGHFFMRIEFSHPHLNHQLYELKQSFEETAKPFEMEWSITASSKKSRLAIFATKEDHCLQELLWRWQLGELHADIAMVISNHPNFKELTENAGIPFYHVPVTKESKPKATAEHVRLLDEHDVDTVILARYMQIIPEELIHLYHNEMINIHHSFLPAFIGGNPYQQAFDRGVKLIGATAHYVNAQLDEGPIIEQDITRITHRYNVTDLKRHGKDIERIVLYRAVKWHLEKRVIVHGNKTIVFQ from the coding sequence ATGAAGGAAAACTTAGAAAAAGGCATTTTATTAATTTCCTGTCCGGATAAAGAAGGAATCGTTGCAGCAGTCTCAACGTTTTTATTTTCAAATGGTGCAAATATTATACACTCTGATCAGCATTCCACTGATCCTGTGCTCGGGCACTTTTTTATGCGGATTGAATTTAGTCACCCTCACTTGAATCATCAGCTATACGAGTTGAAACAATCTTTTGAAGAAACGGCAAAGCCCTTTGAGATGGAATGGTCCATTACGGCTTCTTCTAAAAAATCACGCCTCGCTATTTTTGCGACAAAAGAAGACCATTGCTTACAAGAATTACTCTGGCGATGGCAATTAGGGGAATTGCATGCAGACATTGCTATGGTCATTAGTAATCACCCCAACTTTAAAGAGCTAACTGAGAACGCGGGTATCCCTTTTTATCACGTACCGGTGACAAAAGAGTCAAAACCAAAGGCAACCGCCGAGCATGTTCGCCTCCTTGACGAGCACGATGTCGATACGGTTATTCTCGCTAGGTATATGCAAATCATTCCTGAAGAGCTTATTCACCTCTATCACAACGAAATGATTAATATTCATCACTCCTTTCTCCCAGCCTTTATCGGAGGTAATCCATACCAACAGGCGTTTGATCGAGGAGTCAAACTGATTGGAGCGACGGCGCATTATGTGAATGCTCAGCTAGATGAGGGCCCAATCATTGAACAGGATATCACTCGGATCACTCACCGCTATAATGTGACTGATTTAAAAAGACATGGAAAGGATATTGAACGCATTGTGCTCTACCGGGCCGTGAAATGGCACCTTGAAAAGCGCGTGATTGTTCACGGAAACAAAACAATCGTCTTTCAATAA
- a CDS encoding YjcZ family sporulation protein, which translates to MKGGIRMSYGYGQGFALIVVLFILLIIVGAVWAY; encoded by the coding sequence ATGAAGGGAGGGATACGCATGAGTTACGGTTATGGTCAAGGCTTCGCGCTAATCGTTGTATTGTTCATTCTTTTGATTATCGTTGGCGCAGTATGGGCTTACTAA
- a CDS encoding flavodoxin family protein, whose protein sequence is MKALFLNCSLKTSETASNTDALYKEAEAIFQQEGIESESIRLADYKIAYGVSDDEGHGDEWPAIFEKVKVADILIVGTPLWLGEKSSIATLAIERLYGGSSLTNEKGQSLYYNKVGGVVITGNEDGAKHAAASILYGFSHIGITVPPNVDAYWVGEAGPGDSYIEANGQKNDFSTGHAKTMAYNLIHFARNFNENPIPAKGNTME, encoded by the coding sequence ATGAAAGCATTATTTTTAAATTGTTCCCTTAAAACAAGTGAAACGGCATCAAATACGGATGCTCTCTACAAGGAAGCGGAAGCGATTTTTCAACAAGAAGGAATTGAGTCTGAAAGTATTCGGTTAGCTGATTATAAGATCGCTTACGGAGTTTCGGATGATGAAGGTCATGGAGATGAGTGGCCGGCGATTTTTGAAAAGGTGAAGGTTGCTGATATTCTTATAGTAGGAACACCTCTCTGGCTAGGTGAAAAAAGTAGCATTGCGACACTTGCCATTGAACGCTTATACGGAGGAAGTAGCTTAACAAACGAGAAAGGCCAGTCCCTCTATTATAATAAGGTAGGCGGCGTTGTGATTACAGGTAATGAAGATGGTGCTAAACACGCTGCCGCTTCAATCCTATATGGGTTTTCTCACATCGGCATAACAGTACCACCAAATGTGGATGCCTATTGGGTGGGAGAAGCTGGACCAGGCGATTCCTATATCGAAGCGAATGGACAGAAAAATGATTTTTCGACAGGTCATGCCAAAACAATGGCTTATAATTTAATTCATTTTGCGCGTAATTTTAATGAAAACCCGATTCCTGCGAAAGGGAATACAATGGAATAA
- a CDS encoding EthD family reductase → MAKIVVLYEEPKHVEEFKSYYEKNHMALVKDVPNVTHAEVNYVTAAMNTDKKYFLTATIAFESKEQLEDAMQSPAWAKVSEDGQNMMKFLNEPPQLLITE, encoded by the coding sequence TTGGCTAAAATTGTTGTCCTTTATGAGGAACCGAAACACGTAGAAGAATTTAAGAGCTATTATGAAAAGAATCATATGGCTTTAGTAAAAGATGTTCCTAATGTCACTCACGCAGAAGTGAATTACGTTACAGCTGCAATGAACACCGATAAAAAGTATTTCTTAACTGCAACGATTGCGTTTGAATCCAAAGAGCAGTTGGAAGACGCCATGCAGTCACCGGCATGGGCAAAAGTATCGGAAGATGGCCAAAACATGATGAAGTTTTTAAATGAGCCACCGCAATTGCTTATAACAGAATAA
- a CDS encoding TVP38/TMEM64 family protein: MKKSVNPFLWIGIALLLTILMIFLINPPWLARVRSMLSLESLSLLADYFRSLGVWAPIISIALMIAQGILAPLPSFVITAANGLAFGIPFGFLISWTGGMAAAIVMFWLARLLGAGFVEKVTKQNHLLHQANRYSGKNGFFLIFVARLIPIVSFDFISFLAGLSQISFRSFFVATALGQIPGTILYTIVGHDVANLDEYQTRFLWTSIIIVLFIITGKVAASRKKK; the protein is encoded by the coding sequence ATGAAAAAGTCCGTAAATCCTTTCCTATGGATAGGAATAGCCCTTTTACTTACAATCTTAATGATCTTTCTAATCAATCCACCGTGGTTGGCGAGAGTTCGCTCCATGCTTTCACTTGAATCACTTTCTCTCCTAGCTGATTACTTTCGCTCTTTGGGAGTGTGGGCACCGATCATTAGCATAGCGTTAATGATTGCTCAGGGCATACTGGCGCCGCTGCCTTCATTCGTAATTACCGCAGCAAATGGGCTTGCATTTGGCATTCCATTTGGGTTCTTAATCAGCTGGACAGGAGGAATGGCAGCTGCCATTGTGATGTTCTGGCTCGCAAGACTTCTAGGTGCTGGCTTTGTTGAGAAAGTTACGAAACAGAATCATCTCCTACATCAAGCAAATCGGTACAGCGGAAAAAACGGTTTCTTTTTAATTTTTGTCGCAAGATTGATTCCAATTGTTTCGTTTGATTTTATAAGCTTTCTTGCAGGGCTTAGTCAGATTTCGTTTCGCTCTTTTTTTGTAGCGACGGCTCTTGGACAAATTCCTGGAACGATCCTTTACACGATTGTTGGACATGACGTTGCTAATTTGGACGAATATCAAACCCGTTTTCTTTGGACAAGTATCATCATTGTTCTATTTATTATTACTGGTAAAGTAGCGGCTAGCCGTAAAAAGAAATGA
- a CDS encoding hemolysin family protein: MELIKVIAVLLLIVLTAFFVASEFAIVKIRRTRIDALASEGNKKAKSVQKVLGNLDGYLSACQLGITITALALGWLGEETVEQLLHPLFEVINLPDSIATPVTIALAFAIITFLHVVLGELAPKTFAIQKAESVSLLLAGPLIWFYRIMYPFIWALNGSARGIVRLFGLKSANEHEQAHSEDELRLILSESYKSGEINKSEMEFVNNIFEFDERMAREIMIPRTEMTCLFLDNTTEENLEIMKNGKYTRYPVADGDKDKIIGVVNIKEILTQYKWGEELLLREYIHPINHVIETAHIKTLLANMQKSHNHIAIVVDEYGGTAGLVTVEDILEEIVGEIQDEFDFDEKLPIRETENGQTIVDGKALISDINELLGTSIDHTDVDTIGGWILTHDIEPKQGTSFTVDNYQFTVLEVDGHQIKELEIKQKS; encoded by the coding sequence TTGGAACTAATTAAAGTAATTGCTGTTCTATTGTTAATCGTCTTAACGGCATTTTTCGTAGCATCTGAATTTGCCATCGTGAAAATTCGAAGGACAAGAATAGATGCGCTCGCAAGCGAAGGGAATAAAAAGGCAAAATCGGTTCAAAAAGTATTAGGTAACTTGGATGGCTATCTTTCAGCCTGTCAGCTAGGAATCACAATTACTGCACTTGCTTTAGGTTGGCTCGGAGAAGAAACCGTGGAGCAGCTTTTGCACCCGCTGTTTGAGGTCATCAATTTACCTGACTCCATTGCTACACCAGTTACCATAGCGCTAGCTTTTGCGATTATTACGTTTCTTCACGTTGTTCTTGGTGAGCTTGCTCCGAAAACTTTTGCCATTCAGAAAGCAGAAAGTGTTAGTTTACTTCTTGCTGGACCACTTATCTGGTTCTACCGTATCATGTACCCATTTATTTGGGCATTGAATGGCTCAGCTCGTGGTATCGTAAGGTTATTCGGACTTAAATCAGCGAATGAGCATGAACAAGCCCACTCTGAAGATGAGCTTCGCCTCATTTTATCCGAAAGCTACAAAAGTGGGGAAATTAATAAATCCGAGATGGAATTCGTGAATAATATCTTTGAATTTGATGAGCGGATGGCTAGAGAAATCATGATCCCAAGAACAGAAATGACATGTCTCTTTTTAGATAATACAACGGAAGAAAACCTTGAGATCATGAAAAACGGTAAGTATACACGCTATCCTGTTGCAGATGGAGATAAAGATAAAATCATTGGCGTCGTCAACATTAAAGAAATTTTAACACAGTATAAATGGGGTGAAGAGCTTTTACTGAGAGAATACATTCACCCGATTAATCACGTTATTGAGACAGCTCATATCAAAACACTTTTAGCCAACATGCAAAAGAGCCATAATCATATTGCCATTGTTGTGGATGAGTACGGAGGTACGGCAGGACTCGTCACTGTTGAGGATATTCTTGAAGAAATCGTTGGTGAGATTCAAGATGAATTTGATTTTGATGAAAAGCTTCCCATTCGTGAAACAGAAAATGGCCAAACGATCGTTGATGGAAAAGCACTCATTAGTGATATTAACGAATTGCTTGGCACATCAATTGACCATACAGATGTGGATACAATTGGTGGTTGGATCCTTACGCATGACATTGAACCTAAACAGGGAACCTCGTTTACAGTAGATAACTATCAGTTCACAGTTCTAGAAGTAGACGGACATCAAATCAAAGAACTTGAAATAAAGCAAAAATCATAA
- a CDS encoding sulfite exporter TauE/SafE family protein — MDFSFIITIFAIGFIGSFISGMVGIGGSIIKYPMLLYIPPLLGFAAFSAHEVSGISAVQVFFATIGGVWAYRKGGYLNKQLILYMGVSILIGSFIGGYGSTIMSEQGINVVYGLLAAIAAVMMFIPKKGIDDIPLDQVKFNKFLSAALAFIVGIGAGIVGAAGAFLLVPIMLVVLKIPTRMTIASSLAITFISSIGSTVGKLATGQVLLLPAAVMIVASLIASPLGANAGKKINTKILQWVLAALILGTSIKIWIDLLS; from the coding sequence ATGGATTTTAGCTTTATTATAACAATTTTTGCAATTGGATTTATAGGATCTTTTATTTCTGGAATGGTTGGGATTGGTGGCTCGATCATTAAATACCCAATGCTGCTTTATATCCCACCACTACTCGGTTTTGCTGCCTTTAGTGCTCATGAAGTTTCTGGCATTAGTGCGGTTCAAGTATTCTTTGCAACCATCGGTGGTGTATGGGCTTATCGGAAAGGCGGTTATCTGAATAAGCAGCTGATCCTCTACATGGGTGTCAGCATTCTGATCGGTAGTTTCATCGGAGGATATGGGTCCACCATTATGTCAGAGCAAGGAATTAATGTCGTGTATGGTCTGCTTGCAGCCATTGCAGCGGTTATGATGTTTATACCGAAAAAAGGCATCGATGATATTCCACTTGATCAGGTGAAATTTAATAAATTTCTTTCAGCTGCTCTTGCCTTTATCGTGGGGATTGGTGCAGGAATCGTTGGCGCGGCCGGAGCATTTCTTCTCGTTCCGATCATGCTCGTCGTATTAAAAATTCCGACACGGATGACAATTGCTTCTTCTCTTGCGATTACGTTTATTTCCTCAATCGGTTCAACGGTTGGTAAACTGGCAACTGGCCAAGTTCTTTTACTCCCTGCCGCAGTTATGATTGTCGCAAGCTTAATTGCTTCACCGCTTGGTGCCAATGCTGGTAAGAAAATCAATACGAAAATTCTTCAGTGGGTACTTGCTGCCCTTATTCTTGGAACGTCCATTAAGATTTGGATTGATCTCTTATCTTAA
- a CDS encoding sulfurtransferase TusA family protein has product MDAQKTLDTKGLACPMPIVKTKKAMKDMESGEVLEVQATDKGAQSDLAAWAKSGGHELMKSEETDGVFYFWIKKA; this is encoded by the coding sequence ATGGATGCACAAAAAACACTAGACACAAAAGGGCTAGCATGCCCAATGCCAATCGTTAAAACAAAAAAAGCAATGAAGGATATGGAGTCAGGTGAAGTACTTGAAGTGCAAGCAACGGATAAAGGTGCACAGAGTGATCTAGCTGCATGGGCAAAATCAGGCGGTCATGAACTAATGAAGTCTGAAGAAACAGACGGCGTGTTCTATTTCTGGATTAAAAAAGCTTAG